The bacterium DNA window GGCGCGCCAGCCCCAGCTCACGGCCAGGGGTTCGACCAGGTCCTGCCGATCCCGCCGCACGTAGAGCAGCGCGGCTCCCTTGGGCGACATCAGCCACTTGTGGCAGTTGCCGACGTAGACGTCGGCGCCGAGGGCGTGCAGGTCGAGGTCCAGTTGCCCGGGCCCGTGAGCGCCGTCGATGACGGCGAGGATTCCGCGTGCCCTCGCCCGGGCCACCAGGTCCTCCACGGGCAGGCGCACGCCGCTGGTCGAGGCGATGTGGCTGATGAAGAGCACGCGCGTGCGCTCGTTCACGCCGCCCCACACCGCGTCGACGACCTCCCGCGGATCGCCCAGCGGCAGCGGCAGTGTCCGCCGCACGTAGGTCGCGCCGGTCTTCCCGCAGACGAAGGCCCAGGTGCGGTCCATGGCGCCGTACTCGTGGTCGGTCGAGAGGATCTCGTCCCCCGGGCGCAGGTCCAGGGAGCGGGCCACGATGTTCAGGCCGGTGGTGGTGTTCGGCACGAAGACGATCTCGTCGCGGTCGGCGCCCACGAAGGCGGCCAGCCGGGCGCGGGCGGCGGCCAGGCGGTCGGGCAGGGTGCGCTCGCGGGCCAGGAAGTCGACCGGTTCGGCCTCGAGCTCGCGCTGCAGCGCCTGGTAGGCGTCGAAGACGGGACGGGGGCAGGCGCCGAAGGAGCCGTGGTTCAGGAAGGTGACGTCGTCGCGCAGCAGGAAGAGGCGGCGCAGGTCGCGGGCGGCGGTCATGTGATCACCTTCACCCCGCTGTCGCGGCCGAGCAGGCGGCTCAGCTCCTCCTCCTTCAACCGCACCGCCAGGCGCACGCCGTGCTCGCCGTGCTCCTCCTCCAGCACCGAGCCGGTGCGGTGGAAGACCGCCACGAGGTCCATCCGGGTGTACGGCACCTCCAGGCGCACGACGCGTTCGCCGGCCAGCAGGCGGGACTCGACGGCCTCGCGCACGGCGGCGCAGCCGGCGGGATCCAGTGCGGAGACGAACAGCGCCCCCTCGTAGCGCCGGCCGAACTGGTTGCGCAGCGTCTCGGCGAGCTCGGCCGGCACGCGGTCCATCTTGTTGAAGACCATCAGGGTCGGCAGCCCGTCGGGCACCAGTTCGCCCAGCACCTCGTCCACCGCGGCGATCGGGTGCTCGGGATCGGGGTGCGAGGCGTCGACCACGTGCAGCAGCAGGTCGCTCTCGGCCACCTCCTGCAGCGTGGCCCGGAACGATTCGACCAGGTGGTGGGGCAGCCGCCGGATGAAGCCGACGGTGTCCGACAGCAGGAACTGCCGCCGCTCGTCGATCTCCACGCGCCGGGTCGTGGCGTCCAGCGTGGCGAAGAGCTTGTCCTCCACCAGGACGCCGGCCCCGGTGATCCCGTTCATCAGGGTGGACTTGCCGGCGTTGGTGTAGCCGATCAGGGAGACCGCGAACTGCTCCCGGCGCCGGCGCGTCTGCACCTCGCGCGCCTCGTCGATCGCGATCAGCTCCTTCTTGAGGTGGGCCATCCGCATCTTGACCAGGCGGCGGTCGGTCTCGAGCTGGGTCTCGCCGGGCCCGCGCGTGCCGATGCCGC harbors:
- a CDS encoding aminotransferase class V-fold PLP-dependent enzyme yields the protein MTAARDLRRLFLLRDDVTFLNHGSFGACPRPVFDAYQALQRELEAEPVDFLARERTLPDRLAAARARLAAFVGADRDEIVFVPNTTTGLNIVARSLDLRPGDEILSTDHEYGAMDRTWAFVCGKTGATYVRRTLPLPLGDPREVVDAVWGGVNERTRVLFISHIASTSGVRLPVEDLVARARARGILAVIDGAHGPGQLDLDLHALGADVYVGNCHKWLMSPKGAALLYVRRDRQDLVEPLAVSWGWRADKPGPSRFVDEQEWIGTRDVSAYLAVPAALDFFAQHDWPRVRERCRELLRETRERLLAVVRLPAPCPPDPWLLQMAVVPLPAGVDATALQRTLRRDHLIEVPVTRFADRDWLRVSIHGYNTSQDVDRLIAALRAELG
- the hflX gene encoding GTPase HflX, which translates into the protein MLVGADLPEHYGTAIGGPADLHELGLLVDTAGGLIVGTVHQKREKPEARTFIGKGKLEELRAVVEATGANLVVFDNELSPAQGRNLTKELGGKDKKEKKDKFAPPPVGPDGSPIRKTRVRSAVETGDKVSVIDRTELILDIFAMHARTRQARLQVEMAQLQYQLPRLVKLWSHLERQAGGIGTRGPGETQLETDRRLVKMRMAHLKKELIAIDEAREVQTRRRREQFAVSLIGYTNAGKSTLMNGITGAGVLVEDKLFATLDATTRRVEIDERRQFLLSDTVGFIRRLPHHLVESFRATLQEVAESDLLLHVVDASHPDPEHPIAAVDEVLGELVPDGLPTLMVFNKMDRVPAELAETLRNQFGRRYEGALFVSALDPAGCAAVREAVESRLLAGERVVRLEVPYTRMDLVAVFHRTGSVLEEEHGEHGVRLAVRLKEEELSRLLGRDSGVKVIT